The window AATTAATTGTTTCGATGTATTGCTAAGTCCGTTTTCTTTAATGTCTTTTGGAGCCTTGGCTGTTCTTGCAGCTAAAAAAGCGGTAAAGTTTGCCATGTTTCCTCCACTAACTAAAACACCTCCATAATTTGGGGATACACCAATAAATTCGGACAACCATTTAATGGTTTGTTTTTCGATTTCTGTGGCTATCGGACTCAATATTTGTGCGCCAACATTTTGGTTTACAGAAGCAGCTAGCAAATCTGCTAAAGCGCCAATGGGTGCAGCAGAAGAGGTTATATAACCAAAAAATTTAGGATGCCCATTAAATAAAGAATTATCCAATAATAATTTTGTAGTTGAAGCAAGCAGCTCTTCAGCAGGTAAACCATTTTTTGGCAAAGACGAAGCACCTAATGTTTGTTGCAGTTCTAATGGTGTCTTGGTAGTTGTTACTGGATTATTAGGAATCTCATCAAAAAAATCTGAAAGGGTGTCAATAAGTTGGTAGCCAATTTTTCGAAATTCGGCATTACTCATTTCAATAGCATTTTCTCTAGTTTTCATGCTTCGGTTCGTTTTGTGTATTCATTAGTGTGTTTGCATTAGAAATAATTTCTACTATGGTATCATTAGGTATTATGTCTATGGTTAAATTAATACGATCTGTGGTTCCGTTATTAATAACGCGATGTCTATCTGTTAAACGTAAATACCAGCATTCTCCTGTTTTCATTGGCACTATAGTGTCATTCAGAAAAAAGGAAATATCTTTATTGTTATCTATGGGAATGGTTAGTCTAATCATCGATTTTTCTTCTTCTAAACCTAAAGTAGGATCGGTATGTTCTTTTACTACAGAATTAGGCGCCAAAAATAATAACCGAACCAAATTAACGGTGGTGTACTGACTAAAGGTATCGATAACGCTTTTTAAATATGGTGATTTTTCTAAGTTAGGTGTGTCCATCCAATCGGTCCAAGAACCATCTGCGTAATCACTTGCAGGCGGAGGAAAAGGTAAAGAGGTATCTACCAAATGCGCAGGAGAACGCAATGTAATGACTTTATAATATTCGTAATGTTCTTTTTTTAAAGCGTTTGCTTCTGCAGCCATTTTTTCTACATCAAACGTAAAAGGTAATTGTATTCTGCCCTTAAATTGCTTCTTTGTTTCCATGTGGTATTTTGCCATTGGTTTGAAATGAAAAGTCTTAAGTATTGATTTTCAATCCTGTGAATTGTAATTATCATTAACTAAGTTAACTATTTTTCTTCTAATGGGAGATGCTTATAGTTGCTGAAAACTAAAATGGAATGGTTTTTATTTTATGAAAGTATGCGTAATAGTAAGGGGAGATTTATGTTTTATTTATTTTATACGGGTGTTGGCAACTGGCTTTATTTTAAATATTTTTCTAATTCAGAAATTTCCATAATTACAGAACTTGAACTGACATTAAAACACGCACTTCCAATTCCGTAATCAATATTAAATTCCATTTGATTTTTATAGGTGAACGAAATTCCGAATTCGTTCAGTTTATAATATCTAAAATCTATCCAACTCATACAATCGCTAATTTCTGGTATTTTAGAATTAGATTCAAATTCAGCTTTGAGCTTATCGTTTATTAATTTTTCCAGTTCTTTTGCGTTAAGATTGAAAAAGTCGGAATTATTTACTTTCAGAGTGTCATCTTTGTCATTCGAGAATAACTCATAATCGTAAGAATAACGACCTTTATAATCAGGAGTTCCAATTGATTTAAATGAGTGATTTTTAAATTCGCAGGATTTTATGATAACAACATCTGAATAATCAGAATCATTTTTTGTCGATTCATTACAGACTATTTTTAAGTCATTTTTTTGAGCTTTCACTTTACAGGAAAAAGTCAAAATTAGAGTCAAAATTATTAATGTGTATCTCATTTTTCAGCTTGTTGCCAACGGTTTTGTATATGAA is drawn from Lacinutrix sp. WUR7 and contains these coding sequences:
- a CDS encoding aspartyl/asparaginyl beta-hydroxylase domain-containing protein, whose protein sequence is MAKYHMETKKQFKGRIQLPFTFDVEKMAAEANALKKEHYEYYKVITLRSPAHLVDTSLPFPPPASDYADGSWTDWMDTPNLEKSPYLKSVIDTFSQYTTVNLVRLLFLAPNSVVKEHTDPTLGLEEEKSMIRLTIPIDNNKDISFFLNDTIVPMKTGECWYLRLTDRHRVINNGTTDRINLTIDIIPNDTIVEIISNANTLMNTQNEPKHEN